In the genome of Bacteroidales bacterium, the window TCATTTTTGGATTCTCATCGAAAAAATCGGAAGTTTTTTTGGGTCCAATATTGATACTAGAAATTGTCAATTTTAATATCGAATCTTTGTCCTGGGTCAACGAACATGAAGAATAGTAAAGACATTTTTTACACATGCTGGATAATTCTTTTGTTGCAACCAGAATAAAGTCTTTGCAATTTCCAAATTTATCATAAACAAATAACCAATACTCAATTCCAAATGAGTACATAATACCCCGAATTTTACCCATATTCGGATAATAGAGCCAAATAATACCTTCTAAACTGTCGTTTATGTTAATCTTTTTATTACAAAAAATAAGCCCTCCTCCAGTAGCAGAAAAAATATCAATAGTGTCTTTTTTATTTAAATCTAATGAGTCCCATTGCTTGTATGCATTAATTAAAAAGGTGTCTACTTCAAATTTCTTATTATATTCACTATTCTGATTAATTTTTGTGGCTGGCATAATTAAAAATTTCATTGCATCATTTTTACTTATCATTACGTTTTGAGCAATCGCTGAATCAATGTTCAAAGGGAGTTTTGCCTCTGAAAGATTAGATAAAAAATCTTCCCAACTTGATTGTGAAAATCCAATTGATGTTTGAAAAATAAATAAAATGTATAATAATTTTTTCATTTAAAGTATAACTTACTCTTGCATTACTTCATTATTATTTCCTACCCCAATCCTATTTCAAATTCAAAAACTATTTCAAAAGGAACCACTTCCATTCTCCTTTTTGAAATTGCACTTTACGATAAGCCGGAGCAGGGAATTTAAAATAATCGAGCATATGAAATATAGTGCGAATAGTATTTCCTTTAAAAGGTATGGCCGACAAATTATAATCGAGGCCAATGGCAAACTTACGAATCTTAGGCTCAGTGCTTCCTTCCGATACATTCAACGCACCATAACCTGCTGCCAGGTTCAAATATTTTGGCCAGAATTTTTTTAAAGATTTTGGTAATACTTCGTGCATGTTGCAGCTAAGCCAGTAATAATGCCCGTCGTAGTCGGATGAAATGGAAAGGTCGTGTTTTATAAACCGGTTAACATCCATCGGACAGTAGCTCCATTTTACTTTGAAGTTCTGCAAATAAGGATATTTATTTTGCAACAAGCCATAAGTAATGCCGAGCGAATTCGCCAACAGGTCATCGGGCGAAAAGGCATAAGATGTAAAACCATCGGCAACTTCAATAGTAAGCGCCCATAAGAATGGAACAAACACTGCCGTGCGGGTACTTGTTCTGTCAGAGTATCCGCCCCACTTCATGGTATTATAAACTATATTAAAATATAAATATGAAGTATAAAAATGTCCGCATTTATCAACACCATAACTGTAATTGTTAAACAATCCATCGGTTTTAAAACTAAAACTATGGTAATCGCCCTGCCACCACCATTTGTAACCGCTGTACAAAATTCCGGCAGTATTTAAAATAAAACCTCCTCCGACTAAATTTTTTCGTGAAAATAATTTTGATGAATCGTTGTGAACTTTTTCTATCGCGATTTCATTTTGATTCGAAGGATTCATTTGCTGAAGACTATCGTTCTTTACAGTCGATGCAGTATCATTGTTTGTATGCTGCGCAGTTACCACTATACATGAAATGGTAAATATGATTGCGAAAAATATTTTTTTATTAAAGTTCAAGATACAGCCCAATTGAATTATAATCTTTTTTAATATTATAATATTGCCCGCGTTCTTCATAGCCTGCATGATGGCCGTATGCAACACGTAATTTTTTATTTTGTTTGTTCTTTATAAATACACCCGCCTGGTAATTCTGTGTTGACGCCATATCCAGCTCGCCTTTCCATTTTATATCGAAACTCAAATAAGGATAACAATGCAAGTAATCGTGCTTGCTGTGCAGCTCTCCGCCCAATCGCAATTGCCACTGCGGCGATATGTTTTCATCAATCAGGAAATGATATGTATAAGTTGCCCCGGAATATAACATATAAAAATCTTTATCAAACGCAAGCAGCATCTGCCAGTAGTCTCTTACATAATTTATGGATCGGGTTACTTTCAAAATTTCAAATGCATCATCAAGGAAATGATGACTGGTATGTCCGGGTCCTACACGCAACACAAGCGAGTTGGTGATTTTAACGTCTGATAGAATATCAACAAAATAATCACCTGTTGTTACAATAAAGTGTTCCGGTATGCGCTGAAATTGGGTATAGTAGGTTGCGGCAACACTGAACTGCAATATTTTTTTTCCATTTGAAAAACCTAAGACAGGAAAAATTCCACCAAAACTACAGCGGTAGTTATCCGATATTTTTGCAATAGAAATACGATGTGCTGTTTCGTCGGCAGAAGTAAAAGGCATAATATGTTTAGACGGAAGTAACGAACAATTCCAGTTTCCATATAAGTGTATGGAGTCCGCAACTCCCTGCGCATTTACCGAAGGAGCCGCAATGGTCAATGCAAATAAAAGATTTCGGAAAATTTTATTCAAAATGTTTTTGGATTTATTTACACCAAAATTAAAATAATTTTCTTCAATAAAATTTAAAAACAAAAAAAGCATGCTTTGATTAAACATGCTTTCAGAAAAATAATAAAGATATGCTATCAATTCAATGTTTTCAGCAGGTTTATAAAATCGTTGGTAGTAGTTTCTGTTAAAGAAAATGTAGTGGTCATATTCTGAGTAATAGTAATATCCTTCTTTGCATAATATAATTTTTCATCTTTCACACCAATGGCTATCAATGTACAATTAGCGCCAAGAGGAGCGTAATAATACGGGAAGTTATATGTAGTAGTATAATTCATATACACGTGAACCATACCATTTATATCTGTGAAAAGCAGGAATACTTGTGTACCATACTGAGTTGGGTCATCGGTAGGCTCAGCAGTAAACGTGGTTTGAGTATAATTTGCAAAATACGAAGGGTTATCGCTGTTACACCAAGTGCCTGAATCTATAGGATTACTAAAATTATACATCGAGTAAATATAACCTGATGCTGTATATGCTATCGTATCATTTGCGCTAGGGAACCACACGTTAGCAAAAGAGTCCTGCCCTGCAACAAAAGGAGCCATGGCAGAATCTACTTCAAGAGTATTAGAAGGCTGTATTACATTAATTTTTTTTCCGGGAGCAATATCTAACGTTTCTGAATTTTGTTTTACCCTGATAAAGAACATTCCGGCAGAACTCATTACCTGGTAAGCATAATTTTCGGTTGAAATATCGGTAAGCACCATATCGCTTTTATTATACACATCTTTAAACTCAAGAGTAACATTACCTGTAACTGCACTATCGCCAACATGAACAAAGGTATTTGGAGTTATAATAATCTGGCTTCCCTTTACGGATGTAAAAGTTCCACCCACAGCATTATTGAAAGTAAAATATTCTGATTGCACTCCGTTATGATTAAAAAAATCCTGGACATTGGAATATGAAACATCGGTATTAACATCATTCGTATCATTTATATCAAGCGTGTCTTTTTTACATGTATATGAAGTAATACCTATTAATACTATTATTATAATAGTTGCTATTTTCCGGGTTTGATTTTCTTTTTTCATAAAATTAGTCTTTAGATGGTTTTCAATTATAAGACAATCATCTTTTATAAATGCTGCCTGGAAAAATTAAAAATCGAAATAACATCCTGCCGTAATATTGAAACTATTGATAAAATGTTTTATCGGTTCGTTATTGTATGTAGGGTGTTTCAACACCGGGCTGAAACTATAGTTATACATGGGTAAAAAATAAAACCTTATCTTTTTATTC includes:
- a CDS encoding DUF2279 domain-containing protein — translated: MNFNKKIFFAIIFTISCIVVTAQHTNNDTASTVKNDSLQQMNPSNQNEIAIEKVHNDSSKLFSRKNLVGGGFILNTAGILYSGYKWWWQGDYHSFSFKTDGLFNNYSYGVDKCGHFYTSYLYFNIVYNTMKWGGYSDRTSTRTAVFVPFLWALTIEVADGFTSYAFSPDDLLANSLGITYGLLQNKYPYLQNFKVKWSYCPMDVNRFIKHDLSISSDYDGHYYWLSCNMHEVLPKSLKKFWPKYLNLAAGYGALNVSEGSTEPKIRKFAIGLDYNLSAIPFKGNTIRTIFHMLDYFKFPAPAYRKVQFQKGEWKWFLLK
- a CDS encoding DUF1207 domain-containing protein; its protein translation is MNKIFRNLLFALTIAAPSVNAQGVADSIHLYGNWNCSLLPSKHIMPFTSADETAHRISIAKISDNYRCSFGGIFPVLGFSNGKKILQFSVAATYYTQFQRIPEHFIVTTGDYFVDILSDVKITNSLVLRVGPGHTSHHFLDDAFEILKVTRSINYVRDYWQMLLAFDKDFYMLYSGATYTYHFLIDENISPQWQLRLGGELHSKHDYLHCYPYLSFDIKWKGELDMASTQNYQAGVFIKNKQNKKLRVAYGHHAGYEERGQYYNIKKDYNSIGLYLEL